The Paenibacillus sophorae genome has a segment encoding these proteins:
- the sleB gene encoding spore cortex-lytic enzyme yields the protein MKNQKLWIIAVLALTLASAPLVERFSGGKSSSKVPQTAASSSSEAGTYDEAMPAFSTVPIKYGASGQDVYELQGRLKHLGYFSGKIDSHFGSKTLNSVKWFQWKFGMKADGVVGAKTKLKLYNATKNWRPTEPKTAKNTTNKNNANNKANTTAGLASGNTMGLSENDLKIMANAVYGESRGEPFEGQVAVAAVILNRTKSPSFPNTPSGVIFQPGAFTAVADGQIYLTPNEQSRKAVQQALNGWDPTGGCLYYFNPKTATSKWIWTRPQVKTIGEHIFCM from the coding sequence ATGAAGAATCAGAAGCTATGGATTATTGCCGTACTAGCCCTTACGCTTGCATCAGCCCCGCTGGTTGAACGATTCTCCGGAGGGAAGTCATCGTCGAAAGTTCCGCAGACCGCTGCGAGTTCTTCGTCCGAGGCTGGAACCTATGATGAAGCGATGCCCGCTTTCAGTACTGTCCCCATTAAATATGGCGCCTCCGGGCAAGATGTATACGAGCTTCAGGGACGCTTGAAGCACCTGGGATACTTTTCGGGCAAAATAGACAGCCATTTCGGCAGCAAAACATTGAACTCGGTCAAATGGTTTCAATGGAAATTTGGCATGAAGGCCGACGGTGTCGTTGGAGCAAAGACGAAGCTGAAGCTGTACAATGCGACCAAGAACTGGCGTCCGACGGAACCGAAGACCGCCAAGAATACAACAAACAAGAACAATGCAAATAATAAGGCAAACACTACAGCAGGATTGGCATCGGGAAATACAATGGGATTGTCCGAGAATGATTTGAAGATCATGGCGAATGCCGTTTACGGGGAATCGCGGGGAGAGCCGTTTGAAGGACAGGTGGCCGTCGCCGCGGTCATTCTGAACCGGACAAAATCTCCGAGTTTTCCGAACACGCCTTCGGGCGTTATTTTCCAACCCGGAGCATTTACCGCCGTCGCCGACGGACAGATTTATCTGACACCCAATGAGCAGTCACGCAAAGCGGTTCAGCAGGCGCTCAACGGCTGGGACCCGACGGGAGGCTGTCTGTATTACTTCAATCCGAAGACTGCAACCTCCAAATGGATCTGGACACGACCGCAGGTGAAGACAATCGGTGAGCATATTTTCTGTATGTAA
- a CDS encoding FtsK/SpoIIIE family DNA translocase, producing the protein MARRRKRKKKKALLGSVLKYEIYGILLITFSVIALSGEAAVGRSLSSLAAYLFGRFYFVLPLIGMYYGLMVMIYRKWPSNWSSRHSGVLLLVFSLCLMSSISAMEQKLGPVSMLHPGNVMSQTQKDLAGALSPAANDGGVYMLGKDISGGYVGGLEFAVLLWLFGTLGAKLLMIVMLAISFMLVTNLSYIELFGLLRTRAVKLAEGIRHRAANRPQAVPVSGRGRPKKGQEEPDEEEEDEEMEAALPNRKAPQFFERLMQRKTPRSEADALPESDEEYGDVEHKNVPIISGIPSHSDWSGPDEDHDFDSGELEPVTPIIRDFFEHIRAEGLSDEDREDWSEFSPTARSSVKPDDAQSLTEAAEGIVSEEDGIIAEASTGTEGEAGGDIPPAPKPAPPPKPYKLPPFRLLSKPNNGGKAGDQNDYMQTARKLEATLESFGVRAKVLEVVRGPAVTRYEIQPDIGVKVSRIVNLTDDIALALAAKDIRMEAPIPGKSAIGIEVPNPEVSLVTMREVMETQIFQEAEARLTIAFGRDISGQTIIGNLAKMPHLLVAGATGSGKSVCINGIITSILYKAKPDEVKFLMVDPKMVELNVYNGIPHLMAPVVTDPKRASLALKKIVVEMEKRYELFSKSGTRNVEGYNLLMKDNPEAVLPYIVVIVDELADLMMVAANDVEDAICRLAQMARAAGIHLIIATQRPSVDVITGVIKANIPSRIAFGVSSQVDSRTILDMAGAEKLLGRGDMLFMPMGSSKPVRVQGAFMSDAEVEAIVHYVSSQGEAEYDESIVPEVDDAAAETEQPQDELYEQAVQIVLEAKQASVSLLQRRMRVGYTRAARLIDSMEARGVIGPYEGSKPREVLISLEQYQQSRISS; encoded by the coding sequence GTGGCTAGACGGAGAAAACGGAAAAAAAAGAAAGCGCTGCTGGGCAGTGTTTTAAAATATGAAATTTATGGCATCCTTCTGATTACCTTCTCGGTTATAGCTTTATCCGGCGAAGCGGCGGTGGGACGCTCATTATCAAGCTTGGCCGCTTACCTTTTTGGCCGGTTTTATTTTGTTTTGCCGCTCATCGGCATGTATTACGGATTAATGGTCATGATTTACCGGAAATGGCCTTCGAATTGGAGCAGCCGGCACAGCGGTGTCCTGCTGCTTGTGTTCTCGTTATGCCTAATGAGCAGCATTTCGGCTATGGAGCAGAAGCTTGGGCCGGTGTCCATGCTCCATCCGGGCAATGTAATGTCACAGACCCAGAAGGATCTGGCCGGGGCGTTGTCTCCAGCCGCGAATGACGGCGGTGTATATATGCTGGGCAAAGATATAAGCGGAGGCTATGTCGGCGGATTGGAATTTGCCGTGCTGCTGTGGCTGTTCGGGACACTCGGCGCCAAACTGCTCATGATCGTTATGCTAGCGATCAGCTTTATGCTGGTTACGAATCTTTCCTATATCGAGCTGTTCGGATTACTGAGAACCCGGGCGGTCAAGCTTGCGGAAGGCATTCGGCATAGAGCGGCAAACCGCCCGCAGGCTGTACCGGTATCAGGCCGGGGACGACCAAAGAAGGGGCAGGAGGAGCCGGACGAAGAGGAAGAAGACGAGGAGATGGAAGCAGCTCTTCCGAACCGCAAAGCGCCGCAGTTCTTTGAAAGACTTATGCAGCGCAAGACTCCGCGCTCCGAAGCCGATGCTTTGCCGGAGTCTGATGAGGAATATGGGGACGTGGAACATAAGAATGTTCCGATCATATCCGGTATTCCTTCCCATTCGGATTGGTCTGGTCCGGATGAAGATCATGATTTTGATAGCGGGGAACTGGAACCTGTAACTCCTATCATACGGGATTTCTTTGAGCATATCCGTGCGGAAGGCTTGAGTGATGAAGACCGTGAGGACTGGAGCGAGTTCTCGCCGACTGCGCGGAGCAGCGTGAAGCCTGACGATGCCCAGAGCCTTACTGAAGCGGCGGAAGGCATTGTTTCCGAGGAGGACGGTATTATTGCGGAGGCAAGCACCGGCACCGAAGGAGAGGCAGGAGGAGACATACCCCCGGCACCCAAGCCTGCGCCTCCGCCTAAACCTTACAAGCTTCCGCCTTTCCGGCTGCTGTCGAAGCCGAATAACGGCGGCAAAGCCGGCGACCAGAACGATTATATGCAGACTGCCCGCAAGCTTGAGGCGACGCTGGAAAGCTTTGGCGTCCGGGCCAAGGTGCTGGAGGTTGTCCGGGGGCCGGCGGTTACCCGGTATGAGATTCAGCCCGATATCGGCGTGAAGGTCAGCCGGATCGTAAATCTGACCGATGATATCGCTTTGGCGCTCGCCGCCAAAGATATCCGGATGGAGGCGCCGATTCCCGGCAAATCGGCAATCGGAATCGAGGTACCGAATCCGGAGGTGTCGCTGGTCACCATGAGAGAAGTCATGGAAACCCAGATTTTTCAGGAAGCCGAAGCCAGGCTGACGATTGCTTTCGGCAGGGATATTTCCGGTCAGACTATCATCGGTAACCTTGCCAAAATGCCCCATCTGCTCGTCGCCGGGGCAACGGGCTCCGGCAAATCGGTCTGCATTAATGGAATTATCACCAGCATTCTGTACAAGGCCAAGCCGGATGAAGTTAAGTTTCTCATGGTCGACCCGAAGATGGTCGAACTAAATGTTTACAACGGAATTCCCCATTTAATGGCTCCCGTTGTCACCGACCCGAAACGCGCAAGCCTGGCGCTCAAGAAAATCGTGGTCGAGATGGAGAAAAGATATGAGCTGTTCTCCAAATCCGGAACGCGGAATGTGGAAGGCTACAATCTGCTGATGAAGGATAACCCTGAGGCGGTCCTGCCGTATATTGTTGTAATTGTGGACGAGCTTGCGGACTTGATGATGGTTGCCGCGAACGATGTGGAAGACGCCATTTGCCGTCTGGCACAGATGGCACGGGCCGCCGGAATTCATCTGATTATTGCGACCCAGCGTCCTTCGGTGGATGTCATCACCGGTGTCATCAAGGCCAATATCCCTTCGCGGATCGCCTTTGGCGTCTCCTCGCAGGTTGATTCGCGGACCATTCTGGACATGGCGGGAGCGGAGAAGCTGCTGGGCCGCGGTGATATGCTGTTCATGCCGATGGGCTCTTCCAAGCCGGTACGGGTTCAGGGGGCCTTTATGAGTGATGCCGAGGTGGAAGCGATCGTCCATTATGTCAGCAGCCAAGGCGAAGCGGAGTATGACGAGTCTATTGTTCCGGAAGTGGATGATGCGGCGGCGGAAACCGAGCAACCGCAGGATGAATTGTACGAGCAGGCGGTGCAGATCGTGCTTGAAGCCAAGCAGGCATCGGTATCGCTGCTTCAGCGCAGGATGCGCGTTGGTTACACCCGGGCCGCCAGATTGATCGATTCGATGGAGGCTAGAGGTGTTATTGGACCATACGAGGGCAGCAAACCTCGGGAGGTGCTGATCTCGCTGGAGCAGTATCAACAGAGCCGGATCAGTTCCTGA
- a CDS encoding YlzJ-like family protein → MILYSVISADQVWEGAIQASPPFREVTVQGIVMQVEPLDEGRARIVRLLQCPLHRYLEPGLAPGQIISYASGGSGGS, encoded by the coding sequence ATGATTCTCTATTCCGTTATATCCGCCGATCAGGTGTGGGAAGGAGCCATTCAGGCTTCGCCCCCATTCCGTGAAGTGACTGTACAAGGGATTGTCATGCAGGTTGAACCGCTGGACGAAGGCAGGGCCAGAATAGTAAGGCTTCTGCAATGCCCGCTGCATCGCTACCTGGAACCCGGTCTGGCGCCGGGACAGATCATTTCATATGCGTCCGGTGGTTCCGGCGGCTCCTGA
- a CDS encoding ClpP family protease, whose product MDGNKPIETAYQNEEPATPPGIEEPGGEGTQEAGGVVGTVKEFGQVAVPSTEPEIYCITIIGQIEGHIVMPPHNKTTKYEHIIPQLVAAEQSKTVKGVLIILNTVGGDVEAGLAIAEMIASLSKPTVTVVVGGGHSIGVPIAVSSSYSIIAESATMTIHPIRMNGLVIGVPQTFEYMEKMQERVVRFVTSHSRISVECFKDLMFKTGELNRDIGTAVGGSDAVTFGLMDEVGGIGTAMAKLNQLIALGGAPAETGGLTQ is encoded by the coding sequence ATGGATGGCAATAAACCTATCGAAACAGCTTACCAAAATGAGGAACCGGCAACGCCTCCGGGGATAGAAGAGCCGGGAGGTGAAGGAACTCAGGAAGCCGGCGGCGTGGTAGGTACGGTGAAAGAATTCGGTCAAGTGGCGGTCCCGTCCACCGAGCCGGAGATTTATTGCATAACGATCATTGGTCAGATCGAAGGACATATTGTCATGCCCCCGCATAACAAGACGACCAAATATGAACATATCATCCCCCAACTGGTCGCAGCCGAGCAGAGCAAGACAGTCAAGGGGGTGCTTATCATTTTGAATACGGTGGGCGGCGATGTGGAGGCCGGTCTTGCCATTGCTGAAATGATTGCTTCATTATCCAAGCCGACGGTTACGGTTGTTGTAGGGGGAGGCCACAGTATCGGGGTTCCCATCGCGGTATCCTCGAGCTATTCGATTATAGCGGAAAGCGCCACGATGACCATTCATCCCATCCGCATGAACGGCCTCGTCATCGGCGTTCCTCAGACTTTTGAGTACATGGAGAAAATGCAGGAGCGCGTCGTCCGATTCGTAACGTCCCATTCCCGGATTTCCGTAGAATGCTTCAAGGATTTAATGTTTAAGACGGGAGAACTTAACAGAGACATCGGCACGGCCGTCGGAGGCAGTGATGCCGTTACATTTGGACTTATGGATGAAGTAGGCGGGATCGGCACTGCGATGGCTAAACTGAATCAACTGATTGCACTTGGAGGCGCCCCTGCCGAGACGGGAGGGTTGACCCAATGA
- a CDS encoding ribonuclease J — protein sequence MSKKNNNDKLMIFALGGVGEIGKNMYVVQYGSDIVVVDSGLKFPEEDMLGIDIVIPDISYLTENRDKVKGIVLTHGHEDHIGGLPYVLKHLNVPVYGTKLTLGLVENKLKEANLLGETKRILINEDSEIKLGSSLVVTFFRTNHSIPDSVGVCIETPEGNVVHTGDFKFDHTPVNGQFANLHRMAEIGQRGVLALLSDSTNAEKPGFTPSEKNVGIVLEDIFRKAEQRVVVATFASNVHRIQQVVNAAEQTGRKITVIGRSMVNVVSIASELGYLNMPDGMLIEPEEMNRMAANRVVVLCTGSQGEPMSALTRMARSSHRKVDILPGDTVIIAATPVPGNEKYIGRTIDELFRLGADVIYSGSNSGVHVSGHGSQEELKLMLNLMKPKFFIPIHGEYRMQRRHAILAQSVGVDPDNIFITELGEVVEIQGGSARKAGKVTSGNVLIDGLGVGDVGNIVLRDRKLLSQDGILVVVVTLSKQNGAIVSGPDIISRGFVYVRESEGLLDEANRIVSSTLQRLMSEKVNEWASLKTSVKDALGRFLYEQTRRRPMILPIIMEV from the coding sequence TTGTCCAAAAAAAACAACAATGATAAACTGATGATCTTCGCACTCGGCGGAGTGGGAGAAATCGGGAAGAATATGTATGTGGTGCAATACGGCAGCGACATTGTGGTCGTTGACTCGGGACTGAAGTTCCCTGAAGAGGATATGCTCGGTATTGACATCGTTATTCCTGATATTTCTTATTTGACGGAGAATCGTGACAAGGTAAAAGGCATTGTGCTTACGCACGGCCACGAGGACCATATCGGAGGCCTGCCGTATGTCCTCAAACATTTGAATGTTCCGGTTTACGGAACGAAGCTGACATTAGGACTTGTTGAGAACAAGCTGAAGGAAGCGAATCTGCTAGGCGAAACGAAACGTATTCTGATCAATGAGGATTCGGAGATCAAGCTGGGCAGTTCGCTGGTCGTTACTTTCTTCAGAACCAACCACAGTATTCCCGACTCTGTCGGCGTGTGCATCGAGACACCGGAAGGCAACGTGGTCCATACGGGCGACTTCAAGTTTGACCATACACCAGTCAATGGTCAATTCGCGAACTTGCACCGCATGGCCGAAATCGGACAACGGGGCGTACTCGCGCTTCTTTCCGACAGTACCAACGCCGAGAAACCGGGATTCACCCCCTCGGAGAAAAATGTCGGGATCGTGCTTGAAGATATTTTCCGGAAAGCCGAACAGCGTGTTGTGGTAGCGACATTCGCATCCAACGTTCACCGCATTCAGCAGGTCGTTAACGCCGCAGAGCAAACGGGACGTAAAATCACCGTAATCGGCCGAAGCATGGTTAATGTCGTATCCATCGCTTCTGAGCTCGGATATTTGAATATGCCTGATGGCATGCTGATTGAACCGGAAGAAATGAACCGGATGGCGGCCAATCGGGTTGTCGTTCTCTGCACGGGCAGCCAAGGCGAACCGATGTCGGCATTGACGCGCATGGCGCGTTCCAGTCACCGTAAAGTGGATATTCTGCCTGGCGACACCGTTATTATTGCAGCAACACCAGTACCCGGCAATGAGAAGTACATCGGTCGTACGATCGACGAGCTGTTCCGTCTGGGCGCAGATGTGATCTACAGCGGCTCGAATTCCGGCGTGCACGTGTCAGGTCACGGCAGCCAGGAAGAACTGAAGCTGATGCTTAACCTGATGAAGCCGAAGTTCTTCATTCCGATTCACGGCGAGTACCGCATGCAGCGCAGACACGCGATTCTTGCGCAGTCCGTGGGCGTCGATCCTGACAACATCTTCATCACTGAGCTTGGTGAAGTGGTAGAGATCCAAGGCGGCTCAGCCCGCAAAGCCGGTAAGGTTACATCCGGCAATGTTCTGATTGACGGCCTTGGCGTTGGCGATGTAGGCAATATTGTCCTGCGCGACCGCAAGCTGCTGTCGCAGGACGGCATTCTGGTTGTCGTCGTTACGCTGAGCAAACAGAATGGGGCAATCGTTTCGGGTCCTGACATTATTTCGCGCGGCTTCGTGTATGTACGGGAATCGGAAGGCCTGCTTGACGAAGCGAACCGGATTGTTTCCAGTACGCTGCAGCGTCTGATGAGCGAGAAGGTCAATGAGTGGGCTTCGCTCAAGACAAGCGTCAAGGATGCGCTCGGGCGCTTCCTGTATGAACAGACCCGCCGCAGACCGATGATTCTTCCGATCATCATGGAAGTGTAA
- the dapA gene encoding 4-hydroxy-tetrahydrodipicolinate synthase encodes MDFGRLITAMVTPFDKEGEIDWDAVSSLVDYLIEEQKSEGLVVCGTTGESPTLSDEEKLQMFSFVLEKAAGRCKVIAGTGSNNTKHTIELTQKAEKIGVDGALLVVPYYNKPNQEGLYRHFAAIAAETKLPLIPYNVPGRTGICMSANTTIKLAQIPNIVATKECASLDHVALIVSGSPQDFHVYSGDDASALPALAVGGHGIISVASHLEGARMTEMISAYLSGSIQLAGQLHRELFPIFKGLFECPQPLPNPSAVKYALELRGVKVGSVRLPLTPPSESEAEFIRKLVQ; translated from the coding sequence GTGGATTTCGGAAGACTAATAACAGCTATGGTAACTCCTTTTGACAAGGAGGGGGAGATCGACTGGGACGCGGTATCGAGTCTGGTTGATTACCTGATTGAAGAACAGAAATCGGAGGGGCTCGTCGTCTGCGGGACAACGGGCGAGTCGCCTACGCTGAGCGATGAAGAAAAGCTGCAAATGTTTTCCTTTGTTCTGGAGAAAGCAGCAGGGCGCTGCAAGGTCATAGCGGGCACTGGCTCAAATAACACCAAGCATACGATCGAACTGACTCAAAAAGCGGAGAAAATCGGCGTTGACGGCGCGCTCCTGGTCGTTCCTTATTACAACAAGCCGAACCAGGAGGGGCTTTATCGCCATTTTGCGGCAATCGCGGCCGAGACGAAGCTCCCGCTCATTCCGTATAACGTCCCTGGACGGACTGGAATCTGCATGAGCGCGAATACAACGATTAAGCTGGCGCAAATTCCGAATATTGTCGCGACGAAAGAATGTGCGTCCCTCGATCACGTCGCTCTGATTGTATCCGGCTCACCGCAGGATTTTCATGTGTACTCCGGAGACGACGCTTCCGCATTGCCGGCACTGGCCGTCGGAGGGCACGGAATTATCAGCGTGGCAAGCCATCTCGAGGGCGCAAGAATGACCGAAATGATCTCCGCGTATCTCTCGGGCAGCATACAGCTCGCAGGACAGCTTCACCGGGAATTGTTTCCTATTTTTAAAGGACTGTTCGAATGTCCGCAGCCGCTTCCGAATCCTTCCGCCGTCAAATACGCGCTGGAGCTTCGGGGAGTCAAGGTGGGTTCGGTCCGTCTTCCTTTGACCCCGCCTAGCGAGTCGGAGGCGGAATTTATCAGAAAGCTGGTACAATAG
- the dapG gene encoding aspartate kinase yields the protein MGILVQKFGGTSLSTLQARDHVIRHVKRELGHGYSLVIVVSAMGRKGEPYATDTLLDWVSQNGDALPQRERDLLLCCGEIISATTLCSLLEKEGIPSTVLTGAQAGFLTDNGYGNARILDVRPERILRELRAQKVVIVTGFQGQTEDGDFTTLGRGGSDTSATALGAALRAEMVDIYTDVNGILTADPRIVEDAKPLTYVSYTEICNMAYQGAKVIHPRAVEIAMQAQIPVRVRSTFSENEGTLVTHPEGFQESQPGIVDRFVTGIAYVSNITQISLDCPEGNGTGVQLQIFKSMADSGISVDFINVTPTSAVYTVFDNHSEKAIAALQEIGLRPKSLSGCVKVSVIGGGINGVPGIMARIVEALSDHNIQILQSADSNTTIWVLVKKEDMVQSLRALHSKFELHR from the coding sequence ATGGGCATTTTGGTACAGAAGTTTGGCGGGACCTCGCTTTCTACCTTGCAGGCTAGGGATCATGTGATCCGCCACGTCAAACGGGAGCTTGGGCATGGATACAGCCTTGTCATCGTAGTCTCCGCAATGGGCCGCAAGGGCGAGCCTTATGCGACGGATACGCTGCTGGACTGGGTCTCCCAGAATGGCGATGCTCTCCCTCAGCGGGAACGGGATTTACTGCTGTGCTGCGGTGAAATCATTTCCGCGACCACATTATGCAGCCTGCTGGAAAAAGAAGGGATTCCCTCGACAGTGCTTACCGGAGCCCAAGCCGGTTTCCTGACGGATAACGGCTACGGGAACGCGCGGATTCTCGATGTCCGTCCGGAACGGATTTTGCGAGAGCTGCGCGCCCAGAAGGTCGTCATCGTAACCGGCTTTCAGGGCCAGACGGAAGATGGGGACTTTACCACACTCGGGCGTGGGGGAAGCGATACATCGGCAACGGCGCTCGGCGCCGCGCTGCGTGCGGAAATGGTCGATATTTACACGGATGTCAATGGTATTCTGACCGCCGATCCCCGTATCGTCGAAGATGCGAAGCCGCTGACCTATGTAAGCTATACCGAAATTTGCAATATGGCCTATCAGGGCGCCAAGGTTATACATCCGCGGGCCGTGGAAATTGCTATGCAGGCGCAGATTCCGGTCCGCGTCCGCTCCACTTTTTCGGAGAATGAAGGCACTCTCGTTACACATCCGGAAGGCTTTCAGGAGTCCCAGCCCGGAATTGTCGACCGCTTCGTTACCGGCATCGCCTATGTCAGCAACATCACGCAGATCTCTTTGGACTGCCCGGAAGGGAATGGGACCGGAGTTCAGCTGCAAATATTCAAGAGCATGGCGGATAGCGGCATAAGCGTTGACTTTATTAATGTTACGCCGACCAGCGCCGTATACACCGTATTTGACAATCATTCGGAAAAAGCGATCGCGGCTCTTCAGGAAATTGGACTTCGTCCAAAGAGCCTGTCGGGCTGCGTCAAGGTATCCGTTATCGGTGGCGGTATTAACGGCGTTCCAGGGATCATGGCGCGCATCGTGGAGGCGCTCAGCGATCATAACATTCAAATTCTGCAATCCGCTGATTCCAATACGACGATCTGGGTGCTGGTCAAGAAGGAAGATATGGTGCAATCGCTGCGCGCGCTGCATTCAAAGTTTGAATTACACCGTTAA
- a CDS encoding dipicolinate synthase subunit B, whose product MNWHGKTVGYAITGSHCTFAEVIPQIKRFVDEGANVVPIVSASVLGTDTRFGTSENWLKQLKDITGNDIISTIVEAEPLGPSKRLDVLTIAPCTGNTTSKLANAMTDGPVLMAAKSQMRNGRPIVLAISTNDGLGLNAANIAKLLVTKNIYFVPFGQDNPEQKPNSLVARMELIPEACYAALHGSQLQPMIIERFHSA is encoded by the coding sequence ATGAACTGGCACGGTAAGACGGTAGGCTATGCAATTACCGGTTCCCACTGTACTTTTGCGGAGGTGATACCCCAAATTAAGCGTTTTGTCGACGAAGGCGCGAACGTCGTGCCTATTGTATCGGCATCGGTGCTCGGAACGGACACAAGGTTCGGCACATCGGAAAATTGGCTAAAACAGTTGAAAGATATAACGGGGAATGATATCATTTCTACAATTGTTGAAGCGGAACCGCTGGGTCCATCCAAAAGGCTGGATGTACTCACGATTGCACCCTGCACAGGAAATACCACGAGCAAATTGGCCAATGCCATGACGGACGGCCCGGTGCTGATGGCGGCCAAATCCCAGATGCGCAATGGTCGGCCAATCGTTCTGGCCATATCGACCAATGACGGACTCGGTCTGAACGCGGCGAATATTGCGAAACTTTTGGTAACCAAAAATATTTATTTTGTTCCTTTCGGACAGGATAATCCCGAGCAGAAGCCGAATTCATTGGTGGCCCGCATGGAATTAATACCAGAGGCCTGCTATGCGGCTCTTCATGGCTCCCAGCTGCAGCCGATGATCATCGAACGGTTTCATTCAGCATAA
- the dpsA gene encoding dipicolinate synthase subunit DpsA, which yields MLTGVRIVFLGGDARQIEVIRKCVEMDAAVSVAGFDKWTPLFDGVNLETMSAELLSGADVLVLPTVGCDDEGRISAMYSAKPMQLLEEHIEALPKHCTIYTGMAKEYLRRLCALGGLELVELLERDDVAIYNSIPTAEGALVMAIQNTDITIHGSEAMVLGMGRTGFTMAKSLQGLGAKVTVGVRKQEHFAKAEVMGWKPFMTDRLEEHVTDIDYIFNTIPSLILNAKVLSRVPRHTCIIDLASAPGGVDFRYAEKRGIKAILAPGLPGIVAPKSAGLIMAGALAQSISERMLTKGD from the coding sequence ATGCTGACTGGCGTCAGGATCGTGTTCTTGGGCGGGGACGCAAGACAAATTGAAGTGATTCGAAAATGTGTAGAGATGGATGCGGCGGTAAGCGTTGCCGGCTTTGATAAATGGACCCCCCTTTTTGACGGGGTTAACCTGGAGACAATGTCCGCCGAACTGCTCAGCGGCGCGGACGTTCTGGTGCTGCCGACCGTCGGCTGTGACGACGAAGGCCGTATCAGCGCAATGTACTCAGCGAAGCCGATGCAGCTGCTGGAGGAGCATATCGAGGCATTGCCTAAGCACTGTACCATTTACACGGGCATGGCGAAAGAATATTTAAGACGGCTGTGCGCTCTCGGGGGGCTGGAGCTGGTGGAGCTGCTGGAACGTGACGACGTCGCGATCTACAATTCGATTCCAACTGCTGAAGGCGCGCTCGTTATGGCGATCCAGAATACGGATATTACCATTCACGGCTCTGAAGCGATGGTGCTTGGAATGGGAAGAACCGGATTTACGATGGCAAAAAGCCTCCAGGGACTTGGCGCGAAAGTCACAGTAGGCGTCAGAAAACAGGAGCATTTTGCCAAGGCGGAGGTCATGGGCTGGAAACCGTTTATGACAGATCGGCTGGAAGAGCATGTAACGGACATCGATTATATTTTCAATACGATACCCAGCCTCATTCTTAACGCCAAAGTGCTGTCGAGGGTGCCCCGGCATACCTGCATTATCGATCTCGCTTCCGCGCCTGGGGGAGTTGACTTCCGTTATGCGGAAAAACGGGGCATTAAGGCTATACTGGCGCCGGGTCTGCCGGGAATCGTGGCGCCCAAAAGCGCGGGACTGATTATGGCAGGCGCGCTTGCCCAGTCCATTTCGGAGCGGATGTTGACAAAGGGGGATTAA
- the dut gene encoding dUTP diphosphatase produces the protein MSYYVQILKLPGNEDVNPPRKMSEQASGYDLFAAVSGEMTLEPGARALVPTGIALAMPDGLEAQIRPRSGLALKHGITCLNTPGTIDADYRGEIKVLLINLGQEPFTIARNERIAQMVFQAVPSVTMVEVEELKDTDRGAGGFGHTGK, from the coding sequence TTGTCTTACTACGTACAAATTCTAAAGCTTCCGGGCAATGAGGATGTGAATCCTCCCCGAAAAATGTCGGAGCAGGCTTCGGGCTACGACCTTTTCGCTGCAGTCAGCGGCGAAATGACGCTTGAGCCCGGGGCGCGGGCGCTTGTTCCCACGGGAATCGCACTCGCCATGCCGGACGGACTGGAAGCGCAGATTCGTCCGCGCAGCGGACTGGCGCTGAAGCACGGCATCACCTGCCTCAACACGCCAGGCACGATCGACGCCGACTACCGGGGCGAGATCAAGGTGCTGCTCATCAATTTGGGCCAGGAGCCTTTTACGATCGCCCGGAATGAGCGGATCGCCCAAATGGTCTTTCAGGCGGTACCATCCGTAACGATGGTGGAAGTGGAAGAACTGAAGGATACCGACCGGGGTGCGGGAGGCTTCGGCCATACCGGCAAATAG